In a single window of the Gossypium hirsutum isolate 1008001.06 chromosome A13, Gossypium_hirsutum_v2.1, whole genome shotgun sequence genome:
- the LOC107894423 gene encoding uncharacterized protein: MWNDLSRSVPFGDEPWMAIGDFNAILSPNDKKGGHIRGHRCQFFGAVMDKANLHDLGFQGLPFRWHRGMLSERLDRVVSKGSWLDIFPGCVVTHLPRIKSDHRPLLLNLYSEVRNAPNRPFWFLASWLKHHNFSNYVKENWSFNGNMINVITGFIDRLKNWNKCVYGHISQRKHLLMHKLSKVQNTMDLLGSNPLRHQEFEIGEELESILYHEEILGKQKSRCEWLKLRDRNTSYAMKVLKRLKGRMEMNKRLEGFGYERERRIRKKVDEERGEE; the protein is encoded by the exons atgtgGAATGATCTCAGCCGTTCAGTTCCTTTTGGTGATGAACCGTGGATGGCCATTGGGGATTTTAACGCTATCCTCTCCCCTAATGATAAAAAAGGAGGCCATATCAGAGGTCACAGATGTCAGTTTTTTGGAGCTGTTATGGATAAAGCTAATTTGCACGATCTTGGTTTTCAAGGTCTTCCTTTTAGGTGGCATCGGGGTATGCTTTCGGAAAGACTTGACAGGGTAGTAAGTAAAGGAAGTTGGTTGGACATTTTTCCTGGTTGTGTTGTGACTCATCTACCTAGGATTAAGTCTGATCATCGTCCGCTCCTTCTTAATCTTTACTCTGAAGTTAGGAATGCTCCTAATCGTCCTTTCTGGTTTTTAGCTAGCTGGTTGAAGCACCATAATTTCTCTAATTATGTTAAAGAAAACTGGAGTTTTAATGGAAATATGATCAATGTGATTACTGGTTTCATAGACAGGCTTAAGAACTGGAATAAATGTGTTTATGGTCATATTAGCCAAAGGAAGCATCTTTTGATGCACAAGCTCTCCAAAGTGCAAAATACCATGGATCTCTTAGGGTCTAATCCTCTTCGGCATCAAGAATTTGAGATCGGAGAGGAGCTTGAAAGTATTCTTTATCATGAAGAGATTCTTGGGAAACAAAAATCGAGATGTGAGTGGCTGAAGTTGAGGGATCGTAACACCAGTTAT gctatgaaggttttgaaacgtCTGAAGGGAAGGATGGAGATGAACAAGAGGTTAGAAGGGTTCGGCTATGAAAGAGAAAGGAGAATAAGAAAAAAGGTTGATGAAGAGAGGGGAGAAGAATGA